Proteins encoded by one window of Halobaculum halobium:
- a CDS encoding aldo/keto reductase: MHHRELGGVGSVTEVGLGTWNIGGDWGDVSAEAGRETVRTALDAGVDFLDTADVYGDGRSERHIRHVIDERNNRDEVTVATKAGRRLDPHTADGYTAENLERFVDRSRENLGAATLDLLQLHCPPTDVYYEPDVFDALADLRAREKIANYGVSVERVEEGLKALEYPGVETVQVVFNPFRQRPAELLFEEANRRDVGVIVRVPLASGLLTGTIGRDAEFPENDHRNFNRDGDAFDVGETFAGVPLDVGVDAVEALEPHVPEEMSLAQFTLRWILDFDAVSTVIPGSTTPEHVESNVAAADFDPLDHRLHGRVRDVYEDQVAEHVHQRW, encoded by the coding sequence ATGCACCACCGCGAACTCGGCGGCGTGGGATCGGTGACCGAGGTCGGTCTCGGCACGTGGAACATCGGCGGCGACTGGGGCGACGTGTCCGCCGAGGCGGGACGCGAGACCGTTCGGACGGCGCTCGACGCCGGCGTCGACTTCCTCGACACGGCCGACGTGTACGGCGACGGTCGCAGCGAACGCCATATCCGGCACGTCATCGACGAGCGCAACAACCGCGACGAAGTCACGGTCGCGACGAAAGCCGGCCGCCGCCTCGACCCGCACACGGCAGACGGCTACACGGCAGAGAACCTCGAGCGGTTCGTCGATCGTTCTCGGGAGAACCTCGGGGCGGCCACCCTCGATCTGCTCCAACTGCACTGCCCGCCGACCGACGTGTATTACGAGCCCGACGTGTTCGACGCGCTCGCGGACCTGCGGGCACGCGAGAAAATCGCGAACTACGGCGTCAGCGTCGAGCGCGTCGAGGAGGGGCTGAAGGCGCTCGAGTACCCCGGCGTCGAGACCGTCCAAGTGGTCTTCAATCCGTTCCGGCAGCGCCCCGCGGAGCTCCTGTTCGAGGAGGCGAACCGCAGGGACGTCGGCGTGATCGTGCGCGTTCCCCTGGCGTCAGGGCTGCTCACGGGCACGATCGGCCGCGACGCCGAGTTCCCCGAGAACGACCACCGCAACTTCAACCGCGACGGCGACGCGTTCGACGTGGGCGAGACGTTCGCCGGCGTCCCGCTTGACGTCGGCGTCGACGCCGTCGAGGCGCTGGAGCCGCACGTGCCCGAGGAGATGTCGCTCGCGCAGTTTACGCTCCGGTGGATCCTCGATTTCGACGCCGTCTCCACGGTCATCCCGGGGTCGACGACGCCCGAGCACGTCGAGAGCAACGTCGCCGCCGCCGACTTCGACCCGCTCGATCACCGACTCCACGGGCGTGTCCGCGACGTGTACGAGGACCAGGTCGCCGAACACGTGCACCAGCGGTGGTGA
- a CDS encoding double zinc ribbon domain-containing protein: MSKITFRADADLVDRLEELEGSKSEVMREALREYLDATEARSDDAVDADGGGRTASGTDARSSLDDALAARVDELVTARLDAEFGERSRGPGGSADRSHVFGALNAAEDRVPSVNLTVTVDGGGATVEGPTGAEQPRVPEADRAMTANERSGSEASPASETGAASDTESRSCAQCGGDVSDDHVFCPNCGEKATRRLFCECGDEVRSDWGFCPGCGRRTPAADVLDAP, translated from the coding sequence ATGAGTAAGATAACCTTCCGCGCGGACGCGGACCTCGTCGACCGCCTCGAGGAGCTCGAGGGGTCGAAGAGCGAGGTCATGCGGGAGGCGCTCCGCGAGTACCTCGACGCCACCGAGGCGCGGAGCGACGACGCCGTCGACGCCGACGGTGGCGGCCGGACGGCGTCCGGAACCGACGCGAGGAGTTCGCTCGACGACGCGCTCGCGGCCCGCGTCGACGAGCTGGTGACGGCCCGGCTCGACGCGGAGTTCGGCGAGCGCAGCCGTGGACCCGGTGGGTCCGCGGATCGATCCCATGTGTTCGGGGCCCTGAACGCCGCTGAGGACCGCGTCCCGTCGGTGAACCTCACGGTGACCGTCGACGGCGGGGGGGCGACGGTCGAGGGGCCCACGGGTGCAGAGCAGCCGAGGGTACCGGAGGCGGACCGGGCGATGACAGCGAACGAGCGATCGGGTTCGGAGGCGAGCCCCGCGAGCGAGACGGGTGCGGCGTCGGACACCGAGTCGCGGAGCTGCGCGCAGTGCGGCGGGGACGTGTCCGACGATCACGTGTTCTGTCCGAACTGCGGAGAGAAGGCGACCCGGCGGCTGTTCTGTGAGTGCGGCGACGAGGTCCGCTCCGACTGGGGCTTTTGCCCCGGCTGCGGCCGTCGGACGCCGGCCGCAGACGTGCTCGACGCGCCGTAA
- a CDS encoding DUF7095 family protein produces the protein MEREAALDRVEAIIDAVDEGPMPVPVREVWVYGDVALGLDPIDRLDVYVTKDLLMRSGDADAAAEFERSHGLKGVGKSISAEWARAHPEHLRGNDNGYAAPEKCLAAQLLPEDEPIHLEVCNAPFDQNVKQRLRGALDRGAYEQVLDPRGVQLYGEGQRATETMAKLRNGELPFPTLSGALEMLGVDEATAGEVVDAVESYRDRQEGSTVRGDVV, from the coding sequence ATGGAGCGAGAGGCGGCCCTCGACCGCGTGGAGGCGATCATCGACGCCGTCGACGAGGGGCCGATGCCGGTTCCGGTCCGCGAGGTGTGGGTGTACGGCGACGTGGCGCTCGGCTTGGACCCGATCGACCGACTGGACGTGTACGTCACAAAGGACTTACTGATGCGCAGTGGGGACGCCGACGCGGCCGCGGAGTTCGAGCGGTCCCACGGCCTCAAGGGCGTCGGAAAGTCGATTTCAGCGGAGTGGGCTCGTGCGCACCCCGAACACCTCCGTGGGAACGACAACGGGTACGCGGCCCCCGAGAAGTGCCTCGCGGCACAGCTGCTTCCCGAGGACGAACCGATTCACCTGGAGGTGTGTAACGCGCCGTTCGACCAGAACGTGAAACAGCGGTTGCGGGGGGCGCTCGACCGCGGGGCGTACGAGCAGGTGCTCGACCCGCGCGGGGTCCAACTGTACGGCGAGGGGCAGCGGGCGACCGAGACGATGGCGAAGCTCCGGAACGGGGAGCTTCCATTCCCGACGCTGTCGGGGGCGCTTGAAATGCTCGGCGTCGACGAGGCGACGGCCGGGGAGGTCGTGGACGCCGTGGAGTCGTACCGCGATCGCCAGGAGGGATCGACCGTCCGCGGCGACGTGGTCTAA
- a CDS encoding metal ABC transporter ATP-binding protein produces MEELRVTRVDSVADSGTSEPVTAADNGTGGDAARRPVIDLSTVSFGYTSASVVEDASLTINSGEYVAVVGPNGSGKSTLMKLMLGLLRPDEGDARLFGEPAHQFDDGQRVGYVSQHASAAKEMPITVREVVKMGRFPHVGFGFLSADDWRIVDDALATVGMADFADRRITKLSGGQRQRAFIARALAGEADLLVLDEPTVGVDAESVEAFYALLESLNDDGITVLLIEHDLGAVTDHAARVVCLNREVYFDGPTDEFVHSDALARAFGTAVSFRGGGE; encoded by the coding sequence GTGGAGGAACTTCGAGTGACTCGAGTCGACTCGGTCGCGGACTCGGGGACTTCGGAACCGGTGACAGCCGCCGACAACGGCACCGGCGGCGACGCCGCTCGCAGGCCCGTCATCGATCTCTCGACCGTCAGCTTCGGCTACACGTCGGCGTCGGTGGTCGAAGACGCCTCGCTCACCATCAACTCAGGCGAGTACGTGGCCGTCGTCGGCCCAAACGGCTCGGGCAAGTCGACGCTCATGAAGCTCATGCTCGGACTGCTGCGACCCGACGAAGGCGACGCTCGGCTGTTCGGCGAGCCGGCCCACCAGTTCGACGACGGGCAGCGCGTCGGGTACGTCTCCCAGCACGCGAGCGCGGCCAAGGAGATGCCGATCACCGTCCGCGAGGTGGTGAAGATGGGGCGGTTCCCGCACGTCGGCTTCGGCTTCCTGTCGGCCGACGACTGGCGAATCGTCGACGACGCGCTCGCGACCGTCGGGATGGCAGACTTCGCCGACCGACGGATCACGAAGCTCTCGGGCGGCCAGCGCCAGCGCGCCTTCATCGCCCGGGCGCTGGCGGGCGAGGCCGACCTCCTCGTGCTCGACGAGCCGACCGTGGGCGTCGACGCAGAGTCGGTTGAGGCGTTCTACGCGCTGCTCGAGTCGCTCAACGACGACGGCATCACCGTGCTGCTCATCGAACACGACCTCGGCGCGGTCACCGACCACGCGGCGCGGGTCGTCTGCTTGAACCGGGAGGTGTACTTCGACGGCCCGACCGACGAGTTCGTCCACAGCGACGCGCTCGCTCGGGCGTTCGGCACCGCAGTCAGCTTCCGCGGAGGCGGCGAATGA
- the ftsZ gene encoding cell division protein FtsZ, with translation MQDIVQDALANAEAEQRDMSEVADDDDEFGEPRIVIVGAGGAGNNTINRLYNIGVDGAETVAINTDKQHLKMIEADTKILVGKSLTQGLGAGGDPSMGERATEMAQGTIKEVLGDADLVFVTAGMGGGTGTGAAPVVSKIAKEQGAIVVGMVSTPFNVERARTVKAEEGLENLRNEADSIIVLDNNRLLDYVPNLPIGKAFSVMDQIIAETVKGISETITQPSLINLDYADMSTIMNQGGVAVMLVGETQDKNKTQEVVNDAMNHPLLDVDYRGASGGLVHITGGPDLTLKEAEGIADNITERLEASANVIWGARIQEEYKGKVRVMAIMTGVQSAQVLGPSTQKQADKSRASIEGGPADDVDFDAKSNAKSAQNGQEAAWQSDGGRKQQSERNNGLDVIR, from the coding sequence ATGCAGGACATCGTTCAGGACGCGCTCGCGAACGCGGAGGCCGAGCAGCGCGACATGTCTGAGGTCGCCGACGACGACGACGAGTTCGGGGAGCCCCGGATCGTCATCGTCGGCGCGGGCGGCGCGGGGAACAACACCATCAATCGGCTGTACAACATCGGCGTCGACGGCGCGGAGACCGTCGCGATCAACACCGACAAGCAGCACCTCAAGATGATCGAGGCCGACACGAAGATCCTCGTCGGCAAGTCCCTGACGCAGGGGCTGGGCGCGGGGGGCGACCCCTCGATGGGCGAGCGCGCCACCGAGATGGCGCAGGGCACGATCAAGGAGGTGCTCGGCGACGCGGACCTCGTGTTCGTCACCGCCGGCATGGGCGGCGGGACGGGCACCGGCGCGGCGCCGGTCGTCTCGAAGATCGCCAAAGAGCAGGGCGCCATCGTCGTCGGGATGGTGTCGACGCCGTTCAACGTCGAGCGCGCCCGCACGGTGAAAGCCGAGGAGGGCCTGGAGAACCTCCGCAACGAGGCCGACTCGATCATCGTCCTCGACAACAACCGGCTCCTCGATTACGTCCCGAACCTGCCGATCGGGAAGGCGTTCTCGGTGATGGACCAGATCATCGCCGAGACGGTCAAGGGCATCTCCGAGACCATCACCCAGCCGTCCCTGATCAACCTGGACTACGCGGACATGTCCACGATCATGAACCAGGGCGGCGTCGCGGTGATGCTCGTCGGGGAGACCCAGGACAAGAACAAGACCCAAGAGGTCGTCAACGACGCGATGAACCACCCGCTGCTGGACGTCGACTACCGCGGCGCGTCCGGCGGGCTGGTCCACATCACCGGCGGCCCGGACCTCACGCTGAAGGAGGCCGAGGGCATCGCCGACAACATCACCGAGCGCCTCGAGGCGAGCGCGAACGTGATCTGGGGCGCCCGCATCCAGGAGGAGTACAAGGGCAAGGTCCGCGTCATGGCCATCATGACCGGCGTCCAGAGCGCGCAGGTGCTGGGCCCGAGCACCCAAAAGCAGGCCGACAAGTCGCGCGCGTCCATCGAGGGCGGGCCGGCCGACGACGTCGACTTCGACGCGAAGTCGAACGCCAAGAGCGCCCAGAACGGGCAGGAAGCGGCCTGGCAGTCCGACGGCGGTCGCAAACAGCAGAGCGAGCGGAACAACGGCCTCGACGTCATCCGCTGA
- a CDS encoding DUF4442 domain-containing protein has translation MTRLDRLRAWLFRLGFSYYPSYWMTGATVTSLAPDFSSAEIELPLTWRTRNGMGTLFGGSMYGAVDPVYVVLLQRRLGDGFTVWDKAAEIRFRKPGRSTLTATVGVPDEEVRDIRESLAPGESCDRVYEVELVDSEGTVHAEIEKTVYVRRDG, from the coding sequence ATGACGCGACTCGACCGGCTCCGGGCGTGGCTGTTCCGCCTGGGATTCTCCTACTACCCGTCGTACTGGATGACCGGGGCGACGGTCACGTCGCTCGCGCCGGACTTCTCGTCGGCCGAGATCGAACTCCCGCTCACGTGGCGCACTCGAAACGGCATGGGAACCCTCTTCGGCGGCAGCATGTACGGCGCGGTCGACCCGGTGTACGTGGTCCTGCTGCAGCGCCGCCTCGGCGACGGCTTCACCGTCTGGGACAAGGCCGCCGAGATCCGGTTCCGGAAGCCCGGGCGGTCGACCCTGACGGCGACAGTCGGGGTGCCCGACGAGGAGGTGCGCGACATCCGTGAGTCGCTCGCGCCCGGCGAGTCGTGCGACCGCGTGTACGAGGTGGAACTCGTCGACAGCGAGGGGACGGTCCACGCCGAAATCGAGAAGACCGTCTACGTCCGGCGCGACGGGTGA
- a CDS encoding carboxypeptidase M32, with translation MATDASGEPAETADAYAELVERFERINGVQGAAGVLGWDQQVMMPEGGTPARSKQLSVLSSLSHELLTDDRTAELLDEVESLDLDEGQTAQLREMRREFERADAVPTELVEEISETSTEALGAWEQARAEDDFDQFAPYLETLVELKREYAEHIDPDRDAYEVLFEDYEPCLSLERAEEILETLKQTLVPMIDEIRTSDADVTTDAFDGAFPEDAQEDLSRDVLSTLGYDWDRGRLDPSTHPFTSGNVYDCRVTTRYDESDPLGGLMATVHEFGHAFYNLGLPEEQFGTPLGESRDLSVHESQSRLWENHVGRSPAFWELVTPKFAERFDTDATAREAYESANQVYEDNLIRVEADELTYHLHIVIRFEIERALISGELDVEDVPEVWNDKYEEYLGIRPETDANGCLQDIHWSHGNFGYFPTYSLGSVMASQLFNAAEDDIGNIYGTVRDGDFEALQTWLRENVHEHGSRYETNDLVREATGEDFTADYFVDYVTTKYGDLYDLEESV, from the coding sequence ATGGCTACTGACGCGAGCGGAGAACCGGCCGAGACGGCCGACGCGTACGCCGAACTAGTGGAGCGATTCGAACGGATCAACGGCGTGCAGGGCGCCGCGGGCGTCCTCGGCTGGGACCAGCAGGTGATGATGCCCGAGGGCGGCACGCCCGCCCGCTCGAAGCAGCTGTCGGTGCTCTCGTCGCTGAGCCACGAGCTGCTCACCGACGACCGCACGGCCGAGCTGCTCGACGAGGTCGAATCGCTGGATCTCGACGAGGGCCAGACCGCGCAACTGCGCGAGATGCGCCGCGAGTTCGAGCGCGCCGACGCGGTGCCGACCGAGCTCGTCGAGGAGATCTCCGAGACCTCGACCGAAGCGCTGGGCGCGTGGGAGCAGGCCCGAGCCGAGGACGACTTCGATCAGTTCGCGCCGTATCTGGAGACGCTGGTCGAGCTGAAGCGCGAGTACGCCGAGCACATCGACCCCGACCGCGACGCCTACGAGGTGCTGTTCGAGGACTACGAGCCCTGCCTGTCGCTGGAGCGGGCCGAGGAGATCCTCGAGACCTTGAAGCAGACGCTCGTCCCGATGATCGACGAGATCCGCACGAGCGACGCGGACGTGACCACCGACGCATTCGACGGGGCGTTTCCCGAAGACGCTCAAGAGGACCTCTCGCGGGACGTGCTCTCGACGCTCGGGTACGACTGGGACCGCGGGCGACTCGATCCCTCGACCCACCCGTTCACCTCCGGCAACGTGTACGACTGCCGCGTCACCACGCGGTACGACGAGTCGGACCCGCTGGGCGGCCTGATGGCGACGGTCCACGAGTTCGGCCACGCGTTCTACAACCTCGGGCTGCCCGAGGAGCAGTTCGGCACGCCGCTGGGGGAGTCCCGCGACCTGTCGGTCCACGAGAGCCAGTCGCGGCTGTGGGAGAACCACGTCGGCCGCTCGCCGGCGTTCTGGGAGCTGGTGACGCCGAAGTTCGCGGAACGGTTCGACACCGACGCGACCGCCCGAGAGGCGTACGAGTCGGCGAACCAGGTATACGAGGACAACCTCATCCGCGTCGAGGCTGACGAGCTTACCTACCACCTCCACATCGTCATCCGCTTCGAGATCGAGCGGGCGCTCATCTCCGGAGAGCTGGACGTCGAGGACGTGCCGGAGGTCTGGAACGACAAGTACGAGGAGTACCTCGGCATCCGCCCCGAGACGGACGCGAACGGCTGCCTGCAGGACATCCACTGGAGCCACGGCAACTTCGGCTACTTCCCGACGTACTCGCTGGGGTCGGTGATGGCCAGCCAGCTGTTCAACGCCGCCGAGGACGACATCGGGAACATCTACGGGACGGTCCGCGACGGCGACTTCGAGGCGCTGCAGACGTGGCTCCGCGAGAACGTCCACGAGCACGGCTCCCGCTACGAGACGAACGACCTGGTGCGCGAGGCCACGGGCGAGGACTTCACCGCCGACTACTTCGTCGACTACGTCACGACGAAGTACGGCGACCTGTACGACCTCGAGGAGTCAGTCTGA
- a CDS encoding class I SAM-dependent methyltransferase, protein MRRFSADYLERTRRGMWESREALAPLDLAGRQRVLDAGCGTGELTRVLAEEAPQAAVVGVDADRDLLASARRASTDADRDGATDADRDTPSRIDYAAGDATRLPFPDDAFDLVVCQALLINLPDPAAAVREFARVSSGLVAAVEPDNADVDVSSTVDAEAGLEARVREAYIAGVETDVAMGDRVRDLFADAGLSDVRARRYRHEKRVDPPYSQADLTGITRKASGAGLADHEPELRRALDGGDGGGYDDLRNRWREMGREAARQARDREYERVERVPFDVTVGRV, encoded by the coding sequence ATGCGCCGATTCTCAGCCGACTACCTCGAACGCACGCGTCGCGGGATGTGGGAGTCGCGCGAGGCGCTCGCGCCCCTCGACCTCGCCGGCCGACAGCGGGTCCTCGACGCGGGCTGCGGGACGGGTGAGCTCACCCGCGTGCTCGCCGAGGAGGCGCCGCAGGCCGCGGTCGTCGGCGTCGACGCCGACCGCGACCTCCTCGCCAGCGCCCGCCGAGCGTCGACTGACGCCGACCGAGACGGAGCGACCGACGCCGACCGCGACACCCCTTCCCGAATCGACTACGCCGCCGGCGACGCGACCCGGCTCCCGTTCCCGGACGACGCGTTCGACCTCGTGGTCTGCCAGGCCCTCCTGATCAACCTCCCCGATCCCGCGGCGGCGGTGCGGGAGTTCGCCCGCGTCTCCTCGGGGCTCGTCGCGGCCGTCGAACCCGACAACGCCGACGTGGACGTCTCCTCGACCGTCGACGCCGAGGCCGGCCTCGAAGCCCGGGTCCGCGAGGCGTACATCGCCGGCGTCGAGACAGACGTGGCGATGGGTGACCGCGTGCGCGACCTGTTCGCCGACGCGGGGCTGTCCGACGTCCGCGCGCGGCGCTACCGCCACGAGAAGCGCGTCGACCCGCCGTACTCACAGGCGGACCTCACGGGGATCACCAGGAAGGCCAGCGGCGCCGGCCTCGCCGACCACGAGCCGGAACTGCGCCGCGCGCTCGACGGCGGCGACGGCGGCGGCTACGACGACCTCCGGAATCGGTGGCGCGAGATGGGCCGGGAGGCGGCGCGGCAGGCGCGCGACCGCGAGTACGAGCGCGTCGAGCGGGTTCCGTTCGACGTGACCGTCGGACGAGTGTGA
- a CDS encoding metal ABC transporter permease — protein sequence MTLPLATGAGAVALAGRSIAPLQSGGSALDPVLAPIYVLLELWSLLMTVLGDVTGLELLQYGFMHRAILVGLCIGVMAPLIGTFLVHRQLALIGDALAHTAFAGVAVGLFLNGVLSLGVSPYLTAVVVAVIAALLIEVISEVTDAYNDVSMAIVLSTGFALGTVLISLNAGGLAVGINQYLFGNLSTVSAENAAILLVLFAIIVGTVALTRNQLLYVTFDETAAEVSGIPVTWYNRVVVMLTALVVVGAMQIMGVILVAAMLVVPVAGASQVSRSFSESLLVSVVLAELAVLLGIGAAYYGEATAGGVIVLVAVAIYALAVVAGKVREARGEDNAPELGSIEAEGDGSAVSSD from the coding sequence ATGACGCTACCGCTCGCGACTGGTGCCGGCGCGGTCGCACTCGCGGGTCGCTCGATTGCTCCGTTGCAATCGGGCGGTAGCGCGCTCGATCCGGTGCTCGCGCCGATCTACGTCCTGCTCGAACTCTGGTCGCTCCTGATGACTGTGCTGGGCGATGTCACCGGGCTGGAACTGCTCCAGTACGGCTTCATGCATCGCGCGATCCTCGTCGGGCTGTGCATCGGCGTGATGGCGCCGCTCATCGGGACGTTCCTCGTCCACCGGCAACTCGCACTGATCGGCGACGCGCTCGCGCACACCGCCTTCGCAGGCGTCGCCGTCGGGCTGTTCCTCAACGGCGTGCTCAGCCTCGGCGTCTCCCCGTACCTCACGGCTGTCGTCGTCGCGGTGATCGCCGCGCTGCTCATCGAGGTCATCTCGGAGGTGACCGACGCCTACAACGACGTGTCGATGGCGATCGTCCTCTCGACCGGCTTCGCGCTCGGGACGGTGCTGATCAGCCTCAACGCAGGCGGGCTCGCCGTCGGGATCAACCAGTACTTGTTCGGCAACCTCTCGACAGTCTCCGCGGAGAACGCCGCCATCCTGCTGGTGCTGTTCGCGATCATCGTCGGCACCGTCGCGCTCACGCGGAACCAACTGCTGTACGTCACCTTCGACGAGACGGCCGCCGAGGTGTCGGGCATCCCCGTCACCTGGTACAACCGCGTGGTGGTGATGCTCACCGCTCTCGTCGTCGTCGGCGCGATGCAGATTATGGGCGTGATCCTCGTCGCCGCGATGCTGGTCGTCCCGGTGGCGGGCGCCTCGCAGGTGTCGCGCAGCTTCAGCGAATCGCTGCTCGTGTCGGTCGTGCTCGCCGAACTCGCGGTGCTGCTCGGCATCGGCGCGGCGTACTACGGCGAGGCGACAGCCGGCGGCGTCATCGTCCTCGTCGCCGTCGCGATCTACGCGCTGGCGGTCGTCGCCGGCAAGGTCCGCGAGGCCCGCGGAGAAGACAACGCGCCCGAGTTGGGGAGCATCGAGGCCGAAGGTGACGGGAGCGCGGTGAGTTCCGACTGA
- the ncsA gene encoding tRNA 2-thiolation protein NcsA, translating to MNCDRCGADAVMHAAYSGAHLCESHFRESVERRVRRRVREDDLLPDGATPDDPERWVIGLSGGKDSVVLATILDETFADDPRIELVALSIHEGIEGYRDESLEACEALAADLDMRHEVVSYEEELGVRMDDVVEDDPENMAACAYCGVFRRDLLETHAEELDADKLLTGHNLDDEAQTALMNFFEGDVAQMAKHFDASIGPFPERRESDHFVPRAKPLRDVPEKEVALYCHLRDLPSHMAECPHASEAYRGEIQQLLLDMEERHPGVRHSIMAGYQELSGVLAGEYRDEGDDADEAAPGLSPCENCGSKTARDVCRKCELVDAIEAS from the coding sequence ATGAACTGCGACAGGTGCGGCGCCGACGCGGTGATGCACGCCGCCTACTCCGGGGCACATCTCTGTGAGTCGCACTTCCGGGAGTCGGTCGAGCGTCGCGTCCGGCGGCGCGTCCGCGAGGACGACCTGCTTCCGGACGGCGCGACGCCAGACGACCCCGAACGCTGGGTGATCGGCCTGTCCGGCGGGAAAGACAGCGTCGTTCTGGCGACGATCCTCGACGAGACGTTCGCCGACGACCCGCGCATCGAACTGGTCGCCCTCTCCATCCACGAGGGGATCGAGGGGTACCGCGACGAATCGCTTGAGGCGTGTGAAGCGCTCGCCGCGGACCTCGACATGCGCCACGAGGTCGTCAGCTACGAGGAGGAGTTGGGCGTCCGCATGGACGACGTGGTCGAGGACGACCCCGAGAACATGGCCGCCTGCGCGTACTGCGGCGTGTTCCGGCGGGACCTGCTGGAGACGCACGCTGAGGAGCTGGACGCCGACAAGCTCCTCACGGGGCACAACCTCGACGACGAGGCGCAGACGGCGCTGATGAACTTCTTCGAGGGCGACGTGGCACAGATGGCCAAGCACTTCGACGCCTCCATCGGTCCCTTCCCCGAGCGCCGCGAGAGCGACCACTTCGTCCCGCGCGCGAAGCCCCTGCGCGACGTGCCCGAGAAGGAGGTCGCCCTGTACTGTCACCTCCGGGACCTCCCGTCGCACATGGCCGAATGTCCGCACGCCAGCGAGGCGTACCGCGGCGAAATCCAGCAGCTCCTGCTCGACATGGAGGAGCGACACCCTGGCGTGCGTCACTCGATCATGGCGGGCTACCAAGAACTGTCGGGCGTGCTCGCCGGAGAGTACCGCGACGAGGGTGACGACGCAGACGAAGCCGCTCCGGGGCTGTCACCGTGCGAGAACTGCGGGTCCAAGACCGCCCGCGACGTCTGTCGCAAGTGCGAACTGGTCGACGCGATCGAGGCGTCATAA
- a CDS encoding metal ABC transporter substrate-binding protein produces the protein MTDTRDPAGSPGATRRRVLAGGAGLLAAGSAGCLGGAAGSGRDGRTGSGTDGGANGPVAVASFFSFYDFGRKIAAGTPVTVRNLVPTGLHGHGWEPNATITRQIVDADAFIHVGEDFQPWADRAIQTLKDDDVDTQLINVREGVELVPLAESLDRDEEGVGEGRGRDPHFWLDPRRAKIAVDNIAEGLVALAPDHEDALRDNAETYKSAVLDRIDADYQTIFEAAERDVVQLAAHNAFQYIADRYGVQMRPLVVNLAASGDVKPSDITDAKRVIDENDIRYIGAGVFETRRPAKQLIAETDVEAYYPVTPYAGVREDWVENDWGYEEIAYNINMPTFDVVLGNTPPEEAGYDGWDAEWRNFE, from the coding sequence ATGACCGACACACGTGACCCGGCGGGTTCGCCGGGTGCGACCAGACGGCGGGTTCTCGCGGGCGGAGCGGGCCTCCTCGCGGCCGGATCGGCTGGCTGTCTCGGCGGCGCGGCCGGTAGCGGACGCGACGGACGCACAGGATCGGGAACCGACGGCGGGGCGAACGGGCCGGTCGCGGTGGCGTCGTTCTTCAGCTTCTACGATTTTGGCAGAAAGATCGCCGCCGGTACGCCAGTTACCGTCCGGAATCTCGTTCCGACCGGCCTGCACGGTCACGGGTGGGAGCCGAACGCGACCATCACCAGACAGATCGTCGACGCGGACGCGTTCATCCACGTCGGCGAGGACTTCCAGCCGTGGGCCGATCGAGCAATTCAGACGCTGAAAGACGACGACGTCGACACCCAGTTGATCAACGTGCGGGAGGGCGTCGAACTCGTCCCCCTCGCGGAGAGCCTCGACCGCGACGAGGAGGGCGTCGGCGAGGGCCGCGGGAGGGACCCTCACTTCTGGCTCGACCCGCGACGCGCGAAGATCGCCGTCGACAACATCGCCGAGGGCCTCGTCGCCCTCGCGCCCGATCACGAGGACGCTCTCCGCGACAACGCGGAGACGTACAAATCGGCCGTCTTGGACCGGATCGACGCGGACTACCAGACGATCTTCGAGGCCGCCGAACGCGACGTGGTCCAGTTGGCCGCGCACAACGCGTTCCAGTACATCGCCGACCGCTACGGCGTGCAGATGCGCCCGCTCGTCGTCAACCTCGCGGCCAGCGGCGACGTGAAGCCGTCCGACATCACCGACGCCAAGCGCGTCATCGACGAGAACGACATCCGCTACATCGGCGCTGGCGTCTTCGAGACCCGGCGGCCCGCGAAGCAACTGATCGCCGAGACCGACGTGGAGGCGTACTACCCGGTGACCCCGTACGCTGGCGTCCGCGAGGATTGGGTCGAGAACGACTGGGGCTACGAGGAGATCGCGTACAACATCAACATGCCCACCTTCGACGTCGTCCTCGGCAACACGCCACCGGAAGAGGCCGGCTACGACGGCTGGGACGCCGAGTGGAGGAACTTCGAGTGA
- a CDS encoding ribbon-helix-helix domain-containing protein yields MERVTLRIPKQQIEEVEQMVETGEFPNRSEAIRSAVRDMLNEQADTSGERTRGERSKRSWAKV; encoded by the coding sequence ATGGAGCGTGTGACACTACGAATCCCGAAACAGCAGATCGAGGAGGTCGAACAGATGGTCGAGACGGGGGAGTTCCCGAATCGCAGCGAGGCGATTCGGTCCGCCGTCCGCGACATGCTCAACGAGCAGGCCGACACGTCCGGCGAGCGCACGCGCGGCGAGCGCAGTAAGCGCAGCTGGGCCAAGGTGTAA